The Erigeron canadensis isolate Cc75 chromosome 1, C_canadensis_v1, whole genome shotgun sequence genome segment GAAATCCACATATAGCtagtactactactactatggtaatttccaatttttattgggattatttaattttttacataaaaatttaTGATGATCTTGAATGAGTTATGATTGCATGAGTGAAGTACCATGTGCCTTTGTATGTACTCTCAAAATCTAGTATTAATAATCTCATTCACTACACACTTTTGACAcacattcttttctttttttctttttctcatttctaaagagagaaaaaaaacaatGGCATTGCCAATATTTTTTCTACTTGTTGCTTTTCTTGCTCCTATATCAACTCTCTCTTCACAAACACAAGATCCCAATCTTGTTGTAGAACATGTCCACAGGTACATTGGCTATcccatttctttttcatatataaattcttcttttatatatttttttcattcattATAAAAGAACGTTGAATATTATGGATATAAATCACTCTTAAAACAAATGTGTTTATAATAAGTTAGTAACAATTAATTTCTAATCTCGTTAGAGAAATAAATGCGTGTATGTGTGATTGTGTATGAATATTTGtgcctttaaaaaaagaaaatgttggcACAAATATATTTGAAACATCATTAGTGTAATATAGCATAGTTTTCGATCAATAATAATTAAGGGTATATTCTTATGTCATAATCGAGTGATTTCTTAAGTCACGTTTAGTGTCTTaatttttaatcattattattttgtggGACCCTATTTACATTTCTCTCAAACAAAGAAAACTTTTTATAAAGCTTTTCGTTACATCACCTAAAAACTTTTTTGCCCGATAGATCGGAGtacttttaaaaatagcttttcGATCTAAAGCTCTTTTAACAAGAATCATTTTCACTAGAGATGATATGTACAATCAAGCATTATTCGATCTCTTATTTTAAAAGGGTTGGATCCTTACCTTATATAAAGATGACcggggcttttttttttttttattaagtgttaaatatattaagtggccgaatgtataaataatgtacctatatattaaataaaaaaataggtaattaacgattatttttatttattaagttattaaatctattaagtaaaaaaggaaCGGAAAGTCCTCCCTCTCTAAATATTATGTAGTAGCTAAAGTTAATTATTGTTGCAATAATCCAAATAAGTTAGTCTTTTAATTGGCAATGCAGGAAATTAAATGAATCTAGGAGGAACATGGGATTTTTGTCATGCGGGACCGGAAATCCGATCGATGATTGTTGGAGATGTGACAAAAGTTGGGAAAAGAATCGTCAGCGATTAGCAGATTGCGCAATCGGGTTTGGCAAACACGCAATTGGTGGACGCGATGGTAAAATATACGTCGTGACAGATTCCAAAAATGATGACCCCGTTAATCCTAAGCCAGGAACTTTACGATATGGTGTGATACAAAATGAACCACTATGGATCATTTTCGCACATGACATGACCATTAAACTAAAAGAAGAACTAATGATGAACTCATTCAAGACTATTGATGGCCGCGGTGCCGATGTTCATATCGCGGGTGGGCCATGTATAACAATCCAATATGTCACAAATATTATAATTCATGGTATAAATATACATGATTGTAAACAAGGAGGAAATACTGATGTTCGCGACTCGCCTGACCATTACGGGTATAGGACGATATCGGATGGCGATGGGATCTCGATTTTTGGGGGAAGTCATGTATGGGTTGACCATTGTTCGTTGGCTAATTGTCATGATGGGCTAATTGATGCAATACATGGTTCCACAGCCATTACTATATCTAACAATTATATGACACACCATGATAAGGTTATGTTGTTGGGACATAGTGATACCTTGACTCAAGACAAGAATATGCAAGTCACAATTGCATTTAATCATTTTGGTGAAGGCCTTGTACAAAGGATGCCAAGGTAAGATCtcacattattattttatcttatcttataataaatttataaaattgtattatatatagctataataataataatgataatcagTATTACATTATCATACACAATATACATGTTTTTCAAGAAGTAATTATTTTGGAGTTACTATTCTAGGTTATATAGTTGTTGAAGGTTTTCATTCTTTTCTATATTATATGCAAGAGAATATTTACCTTAAATTGTTTTTTCTCTTGCGGTTTTCAACATACCGTTGATtggaaactttttaaaatgtagTAAAAttatttccaagtatagataaGCAAGAAGAAAATGATTCCTTTTATTATTGAACTTGATATACTTTAGTGGATATAGTGTAACTAATTATTTAGTTGTATGCACATGTACAACTATTGTACAAACCATTGTGgtatgaaaaatattaaattaatagtagaaataatttttggtctttttttttaagtaatacTGAATTACTCTCTGATATATGTAGATGTAGGCATGGGTATTTCCATGTGGTGAACAATGACTATACTCATTGGGAAATGTATGCAATTGGAGGAAGTGCATCTCCAACCATCAATAGCCAAGGAAATAGATTTCTTGCTCCAAATGATCATGAAAACAAAGAAGTAAGTCTTcgaaaacataaaatttaagagtattatagttattttactTGGCTAATATTTTTTCCCGTTCTGTTTTTAGGTGACAAAACGTGAGGAGGCAGGGGAGGACGAGTGGAGGAGTTGGAATTGGCGTTCGGAAGGAGACCTAATGTTAAACGGTGCATATTTTACACCATCGGGTCAAGGGGCATCCAAGAGCTATGCAAGAGCATCGAGCCTGAGTGCAAGACCATCTTCGATTGTGGGCTCAATCACGGCTAATGCAGGTGTGCTCGGATGCAGGAGAGGTTCACGGTGCTAGTCATGAACCCCCACAAAGtcattttgttctttttaagTTAACAAAAAAGCGATATCgtgtttataattatataattaagttacttttataagCAAAGAATTTTGCAGCTTATAGTTAGCCTGTTTCTCTGTATCTATGTAACAAATTGCCACTTTAGGGAGTTCAATTTATGAACCCTTACTGAAGCAGATGAATCAAGAGCTAAATTTGCTATGTCTTGGTAGCTTTAATTGGTAAATTATGTTCCAGCTGTTATACTAAACAATCACTTAATGCAAGCATCACTtaggcctttttttttttttttacttaataattagGAACGTAATTATTCAATCAAATATTAAGTTTATTACTgactttaataaacaaaaataaccgttaattatgaatattttacttaatattatTTGTTAGTTAAGCCACTTAATATGCTCAACACATaatgacttaaaaaaaaaatagacccTTAATTAAATTGGTGGGATGCAAATGTATTGTGGGTTTGTATACGGTTACAGGCAAAGTGTGTTTTTGGGTTTCCGAGCGAATACGTTTGGAATTTTGGATAGGGTTCAAAGTTTTGGGTCTTTCGGTTGTTGGGTTTTGATTTgtgtttgtaattttgttttggttaaagtttttcactttttagaTTAAGTATTATGTGATTTAGTATAAGTATTTTGATTGATATATTGATCTACGTACGCTTTTTCGTTGACATTTTCGGCCGGTTGTTGATTTAGGTTATGAAACCAACTTTTCCGGGCACATTTTCGGCCATACATTAACGTAGGGGCCAATAATACAATAGATGAAATTACGTAATTACAGGTCACGTGCCGTTCACGCAATCCGCTTAATGAACTAAATTTGGACCAACCATGAAGCCACTTAACTAGTATTGgtggcggcttaaggtttttggaTACCTTAAGCGAGGTCACTTTTAAATGCCTACTTcattaacatataaataaaaaaaaaagaaggtagTTTGACTTATGTTATTGAGATAATACTAATGAAAAGATACAGATATTGATGCAAAAACTAGTAAGAGTGTTACtgtaatttaaattatataatgatacttcATCCAAAATATCGAGACCCTTATATTTTAGGGGCCTAAAGCGATCGCCTAGTCATACGATACTGTTGAGCCACCTATGACTAGTATAGTAGCCTTCAGAGCGAGAGCCTTTGGGATCTCTTGTAAACAAACCCTTTCAGCTGGGGGATGTCTTAGTATGATAAGATCAATCTCTTTTTATATGCTCTTTTATGACACAGTTTGGTAAGGGGCTTTTGAGTGATTTTTGGAACTTAAAGCCCCAACTTTTTAAAAACAAGTCCGTTTTATAATAACAGATTTAGTAGCTTTGTTTCTAAAGATAGTATGAGGAAAAATCTACGGTccaaaaagcttttaaaaatcTGTAAAAtcctttcaaatatataaaagattatgtatgaaaagttgaaaaatataaCACTTCCCAGCCCAAACTCCactataactaaaaaaaatggataTATATTTGTCAAAACGAGAAAAAGTATCCGCGTGTTACGATGGTGAGATGTTCggagtgataagtcataggaggtgataagtcatagagtgatAGCAAATGTTTTAGCCATACGGGCTTCgccatcagatttaaaaatACATCGAAAGTATAAcgaatgacatatctaatgaaagagcatgaaattttaagaacacccatacaatttttataatctatcgatatacggtttttgagataaaggaatttgaataaattagaggaataaaatgatttatggatgagagaaaaaaaaatgagtagttgagatttgatgagagagaaaacaaaatgagtggttgagttttaagagtattttatatatattaggtagagatgtttaaatttgtaaataaagaagaaaggTGATTTCGATAGTTTAAATTaccttttgagatttttttaaaaaagtacaaaatgcattataaaatagtaaaataaaaagaataaggaTTCTCACAAGTTACTTTCCTAACTTGAATCAATTtaggaaaattttaattttttattaaaattaagggtAAAGATTCATAaaatccaataaaaaaaaaccctcataAAACTAttcataaaatttataaaaaaaaaaaaccacgtGACTTCACAGGATAAATTCTCCGATGAATCACAATCACATAAAAGTGATGACACTAAAATTTCCATGGATAGTTGTGTTCTATTATTTATTATCTTCATTATTTATGTTCTTACGATATAATTGTAagaatatacacatattaaatGGTAAAATTACATGATATGTTACTATAATCTATTTATGGATAgactattttttgtttttctaaaaatctTTTCTGTTATCAAACGGTGACCCCATGTGGGAGCTTAAACAATCACTAAACTACAcaaaaacaacataataatTCCCAAATCCTCACATGAAAATTGGATAATATGGTACAAAAAAGGTACTCaataattgaaaatgaaaaactcacCGACTCATGATTTGAACAACAGGAAACGCATTTTAGAAGTACAacttaagaaacacaaagttacAACCATTTAATGCACCAGAAAAATGCATTCATTTTCAGTCATAAAGACCCCTTCGTATCGGTAGACGTAAATTATGACCAAAACCaatcaacaaaaacaagaaaaaataaattgatgttgatatgaaatgaagTACAATTTTAGGAGCCCAAGGGACATCCGTATATTGCATAAGGAATGCATTCAATTCTATCATAAAGAAGAGCCCATGAGTTTGGTAGACCTAAGTTTTAACTACCAACAAGATAACTGTTATAACATTGACAGAATGAACTAAAAGCAATTTTGCGTTATCTAAGATGGTGATGTAGATTTCAACTTACACTTAGACCATTCATAGCGTTTATATTCGTACCGGTGAATTAGGTCCAACACACCAAGACCCATGTTGTTATTAGGCCATTGCTTATAAACGTCCCCATGGTGCGTCCCAAGCACCAAGGACACAAGACATTAACGGCATGGAGCGTTTGTAGAGCATCTTCAAGGGAGAGTCCTCCCGAGGACTATTAAGAACAACGAAAGTGGGGTTGCTGCAGggcctttttttttatatgtgtgtagtgtgtatatatatatatgtgtgtgtgtgtatatttgtgtatatgtgagataaattataaaataattgatggTGTGGAAAAAAAGTTCCAAGAAGCTTGTCTTATAGACAGGGGAAGTTCTGAGGGGAGTCAAAAGTGATGTGATACTGAAGTGGCAGTAAAGAAGTCCTGAGGACAGAGTCCTTATAAGGAAAGGCCTTATGAGTTAGTTATGACATAGAATATGCTAACGGGTGTGTTGGGCCCAGTGACGAAGCCACTTACGAATTTTAGAGAGCCATGGCCCGTCCAAAAAAttgttaaactcttacgagtcatGAGTCAACTCTTACGAATCGGGTCGATTTATACCAAAAATGAGTCGACTTGTTAAGTGACTCGTTTTTGTCCAGAATTTTACGAGTCGTCGTGTGAACTTAGACCGAGTCACGAGTTGTAAACTTATAAATATTGTAATTTGATAttttggttatatattatatattatacttaacttgctacattattttgtgtgttatctatatagttttgatcattttattgcgaatttaaagataaattgtaagtttatgtttcaaaactattaattatgtaatattttggtaaatttaaTAAGATAAcgaacttatattttgtttctaaGGACGTCacatattataattatactatattatgtaGTATTAAAAATgtcctgactcttacgagtcgactCACGTTTCAAGTCACAAgtaaaaaaatcatcttttcgagtcgagtcaaaagttacgagttGACAACGACGAATATAGCCGTTTAATACGTACTACTTAAGTTAGTTTTGATCCAATTGAAACATTTGTCTcatagaaaaaaaatcaaaagatgactTATAAAAAGtaaggttttatttttttttatcttacaaGTAAGActtataaaaattcaaagtttCTAACTGAAAAAACGACtatcaacttttaaaaaaaaaacaaattttttatgttatcTTACTCAGGGCCGACAAGTGAATTTCGATGTCCGTGTGCAATATCGAATTTAAAAAATGGGGAccagtataaaaaaaaaagatatatatatatattatgataattactataagtgtaaaaaaaaatattaattgctTATAAAATTCTTTAAGCACAAAATGTTCATATCATAAAGGTAGTTAGAATTATCATTGAATATCATTCTTGGTTTAACAATGTCTTTCTTCGAGTCGTTTTTGAAGCAAAATCATTGATTAAACTTTTATAATCATcaatactatttaataaatcaTTCTCAATTGCTATTATTGACAATCCATTCAACCTCTCTTATGACATTGTCGATCGCAAGTATGACTTTAATAacttaagttttgaaaaactttttaccACAGTTGCCACAGTCACCAAAATAATCAACAAAACTTTATATTGCAATATATGCATTAGGAAAACAAACCACCCGTTTTATATAGaacaataattttataatatatatttaaattatattaatataaaaataagaatttttaaaaatggagGCCCGTCTTAAAAAATTGGGTCCGCTTTAAAGTTGGGGCCCTCTGCGCTGCCCTACATACACATGCCAAGATCCTCCATTCATCTTCCTCGCCAAAACTATATACTTACAACTATCATTTTAATCACAACAATCTTAAAACtttaacatttacattttacaagtcaaacaaaaacacatttaCAATAACACGATGGGTTAAAAATTATCTGCTCATACGATAAAGAGATAGACATCACGATCTTCGAAAAGATCTTGCACAACACGTCTAAGAGTGACATAATCTTAATAGTCATTCCAGTTTgtaagttttttaacttttttttttctttttttaaattttgtagtggtttttatttttctatatttatcaTATGAGTTTTTCATTAATGTAATTGTACTTATTTTTAGTATTAAAgaaatgtatattttaaatgatgatatgatgacaataaataataatgtcatTCAATGGGTTGGTGGCCTATTAAAAAGGTATTAGACCTTATAGAATTCCACTAGGGTTGAGATTTATCTCAGACATACATGACTTGAACTCCGCATACTGTCTAATTGGATATCTTGATGTCTCGAATGCAAAATATTATTTACTGACTCGCTGTTCAAAATTAGAGAATAAAAATAATGCCCGAAATGATCCGGGAAGGATGGTCAAAAGTTTAAATGCCTTTCTACCCCACATGCCCACAAGGCCACAAGACGAGACAAGTAACATGGCTTAAGAAAGAAGCCCATGAAAAATCAATGAGAAAAACTAATTAACCTGTATCCTGTTTCcacatcatttttattttattttatttttcctaaAAGGCAGTGATATACGTACATTAATGAGAGACTACTAGCCAAGACGCAAAGTAGTCCAAAGAGTACATATACAAACAAGAAAGCGAAGAATCCACATTTGATACACCCATTTTGTCTGGACTTTAATAAGTGTGAAAGAATTAAAATGGATGAGAAAAACTTAGAGGACACTAGGAAAAAATCTCAAGAcgaacataaatacataaaactATTAGTTTTAGTAGTCTAGTTGTTGGTGACTTGGTTAGCTCGTTTTTGATTGCTCTCCAAGCAAGCCCGAACCAACATTATACTATACCCCAAAAGCAAGAAAGAAACAAAGTAAGTCTGATGTAGCCCATTTAACTTCCATATAACTATTAGTTTTATtctatttataaaagaaataaagtaaATCTGATTAACGGGGGATTAGTGTAACAAATGGTACCATATGGTACCATGCTTTTATCTTGTGCACCGTTCCCTCTCTGATAGCGAGTCCATTGTTCTATTCATATATTTCATGCCTCGAAATAAAAGTGTTGAGAAGGTGATCGCGTTTCTTTCAATCTTAGCTTTAGCTCGATACCTAAAGATAGCGTGTTTTATTGAGATAATCAAGTTGAAGGCATAAAGTGTATTTTCTATGTAGATGAGGGATCAAAGTAGTATGGGTTATAACTTCATTATACCCGTTAGTTGTACTGGATTTGAGGTAACGGGTCTTTTCTTCCCCCTTTATCAAGACATAGTAGCAGAACAAAAGAACACACCTTTTTTATTCACTCTTTTTTGTATTCAAGAAAAATAGATAGCAATGTAGATCGTTTATGTATTGTGTGTTCACAATCTGATTTACTATTCTCAGATTTGTGTTTTTTGTATTAAAACCTTTATAACTCAATCATTCAATTTTTTCATTATCAACTTTCATTATATGTATTCATCATATGATCTGCTCGTTAAAAGAATGCTACCATTGTTTTGTTTTCCTTTCAAAAAGACACATATTCATGTATTCTAAAGGAATTAACGGAGAAGCTTTTCTTATTTCAAGCCATTAATTAGTGGACaactttttgacttttttttttggagttATGTCAAAAGTAACATATACTTGTATGATATATGTACGAAATTTAAGTGTTACatagtcatatatataaatgaagagAAATCTCATAACATATATAACTACGTAAAAACTGAGATATTCGTAAATGTTTTTGTCTTAAAATCTCTTAGTATCGATATGATAGAATTAAATTTGAACCTCAACATGAATGTTTAAAAGCGTTTGTTGAATTAATGAATTTGAcgttaaaagaaataacaaacTACAAAGGAAGTTTGTCGTTGCAAGTTTTTCTAGTCCCAATAAATGAGAACGAACGGGTAGATATAAATGTGTCACAACTCTCTTACCACATGCTCCCTGGTCACTCTTCAAATAACCGGTTACTTAATGAAATCCTCTTCTTTCTTTCCATGTGACTCTACTGCCATGTCAGGAAGGTTtcaaagttttctttttatcattaatgaattcaatatatacatagttacatacatatatcatgtAACATAAACAGTTGGACCCAGTGCCGATCCTGAGTTATCTAATGCTCAGGACGAGATAAGCAAATTATGCCCATACCAGATGGATCAATGATTTTGTCAAAGTTTATAATGACAAATATgttactctatattaagttgGTATATTATTATCttacaaaattttaaactttaaaataacaCACTTATACATCATATTCTTAATTTattattggttttttatttgacaaaaacttataaacggagttttacataattttaagggtaaaaacaaatacatatatgtctTAATAACTATGTAGTATGTTTTAGAATGTGAATATTTTCGTTAAATAAAATCTTGATATGAATTTATAAAGTACTGGAAATTTTATTTGTGTTCCATTGTTATATTAATTTGGATTgtgtttaaaaatgttgttttcattttattttataattaatgaatattcaaatataatttattttaagataaatttgattgttttaaatttttaaatttcagGACACGTGGTGTATGGTTTATAAAAAAGCATAGATGACAAAATATTTAAGTTAttctaaaaacatattaaaacatataaggTTAAAATGGAAAAGCTTTTAAATGTGAAGGGTTAAGTTTAACAAACTAAATAATATAGGATTGTAAGtgaaaatttaaagaaagaagCATCATATTTGCCTTTGTCTTCCTCGAACTAACACCCTGACCTGCAACAATTTCCGCCATTAAAGCTCCGAGACCTTTTTTTTAGCAGCATCTTTTTATCATGTCTAAATGGATCTTATATGAAAA includes the following:
- the LOC122604901 gene encoding probable pectate lyase 5 gives rise to the protein MALPIFFLLVAFLAPISTLSSQTQDPNLVVEHVHRKLNESRRNMGFLSCGTGNPIDDCWRCDKSWEKNRQRLADCAIGFGKHAIGGRDGKIYVVTDSKNDDPVNPKPGTLRYGVIQNEPLWIIFAHDMTIKLKEELMMNSFKTIDGRGADVHIAGGPCITIQYVTNIIIHGINIHDCKQGGNTDVRDSPDHYGYRTISDGDGISIFGGSHVWVDHCSLANCHDGLIDAIHGSTAITISNNYMTHHDKVMLLGHSDTLTQDKNMQVTIAFNHFGEGLVQRMPRCRHGYFHVVNNDYTHWEMYAIGGSASPTINSQGNRFLAPNDHENKEVTKREEAGEDEWRSWNWRSEGDLMLNGAYFTPSGQGASKSYARASSLSARPSSIVGSITANAGVLGCRRGSRC